Proteins from a genomic interval of Granulicella sp. L56:
- the proC gene encoding pyrroline-5-carboxylate reductase, translating into MSDETYEVVAPAPVMPGLRVAILGTGKMGGILLQAFLKNNLVSPDQIFATVQHPDRAQALSAQFGVEVTTDNLAAAQQADVILLGVKPIQVPGVIEQIKSALSPDKLVLSFAASVKTLSIEEAAGHDLGVIRAMPNTPAMLAAGITALCGGRFASEEQMAIAQRIFQTVGRTVVVDEKHMDAVTGLSGSGPAFLYIIIEALAEAGVNVGLPRDIATLLAAQTTLGSARMVLETGYHPALLKDAVTTPAGCTVDGILELEEGGLRVTLIKAVKRATQRAKELASG; encoded by the coding sequence ATGAGCGACGAAACGTATGAAGTTGTGGCGCCAGCCCCGGTGATGCCTGGGCTGCGCGTAGCGATTCTTGGTACTGGCAAAATGGGCGGCATTTTGTTGCAGGCCTTTCTCAAAAACAATCTGGTCTCGCCAGATCAGATCTTCGCCACGGTGCAGCATCCGGATCGAGCGCAGGCACTCTCCGCTCAGTTTGGCGTGGAGGTCACCACGGACAATCTGGCCGCAGCGCAACAGGCGGACGTAATCCTGCTGGGCGTAAAGCCCATTCAGGTGCCGGGTGTGATCGAACAGATCAAGTCGGCGCTCTCCCCAGACAAGCTGGTGCTCTCATTCGCAGCTTCAGTGAAAACGCTGAGCATCGAAGAAGCTGCCGGTCATGATCTCGGCGTCATCCGCGCCATGCCTAACACTCCCGCGATGCTGGCTGCGGGAATCACCGCACTCTGCGGCGGACGCTTCGCCTCCGAAGAACAGATGGCCATCGCGCAGCGCATCTTTCAGACCGTCGGACGCACCGTAGTCGTCGACGAAAAGCACATGGACGCCGTCACCGGCCTCTCCGGCTCGGGCCCGGCATTTTTGTACATCATCATCGAGGCACTAGCGGAGGCGGGCGTCAATGTCGGCCTGCCTCGCGATATCGCAACGCTGCTGGCGGCGCAGACGACGCTCGGCTCGGCAAGAATGGTGCTCGAGACGGGATATCATCCGGCGCTCCTCAAAGATGCCGTGACCACTCCGGCAGGCTGCACGGTCGACGGAATTCTCGAACTCGAAGAAGGCGGATTGCGAGTGACCCTGATCAAAGCCGTAAAGCGGGCCACGCAACGAGCCAAAGAACTGGCCAGCGGTTGA
- a CDS encoding COX15/CtaA family protein, which yields MAVNRIPKALIGYAWAVVAYNVLVILWGAVVRATGSGAGCGDNWPLCNGDFFPHHPRLATVIEFAHRSMSGVSTVLVIGLVIWTFYAVKRGHRARRAAVASAILLLTEALLGAVLVLGGYVQNNISTARVIMQSIHFTNTLLFLGSLALTAWWLGDRRTLTAPFVRSDNRLTVLAWVAILATILTGATGAVAALADTLFPSPSLLAGFASDFAANSPLLVRMRWAHPAAAVVGFCCVIWLVMKLRSRLSWIVAALLGLQFLLGIADVLLLAPTWIQILHLLGADLYWIALVCLAAEALWGSAHTAALAE from the coding sequence ATGGCAGTGAACCGGATCCCAAAGGCGTTGATAGGGTATGCATGGGCAGTCGTTGCTTATAACGTGCTCGTCATTCTTTGGGGAGCCGTCGTGCGTGCCACCGGCTCGGGTGCCGGATGCGGAGACAACTGGCCGCTCTGCAACGGCGATTTCTTCCCGCACCATCCGCGCCTCGCAACCGTCATCGAGTTTGCCCATCGCTCCATGTCCGGAGTCAGCACGGTTCTGGTGATCGGCCTGGTGATCTGGACCTTCTACGCCGTCAAGCGCGGGCACCGCGCACGTCGAGCAGCCGTAGCCTCTGCCATATTGCTGTTGACGGAAGCGCTTCTGGGCGCAGTGTTGGTGCTGGGCGGATACGTCCAGAACAACATCTCCACCGCGCGCGTCATTATGCAGTCCATCCACTTCACCAACACTTTGCTATTTCTGGGATCGCTTGCGCTTACAGCATGGTGGCTTGGCGACCGTCGAACGCTCACCGCTCCCTTCGTTCGCTCTGACAATCGCCTTACCGTGCTTGCCTGGGTGGCGATCCTCGCCACCATCCTCACCGGAGCCACGGGAGCAGTGGCAGCGCTGGCAGACACGCTGTTCCCTTCTCCGAGTCTGCTTGCAGGTTTCGCGTCGGACTTCGCCGCCAACTCCCCGCTGTTGGTAAGAATGCGCTGGGCCCACCCAGCCGCGGCGGTTGTAGGGTTCTGCTGTGTGATCTGGCTGGTGATGAAGTTACGCTCGCGGCTCAGTTGGATCGTCGCGGCTTTGCTGGGCCTGCAATTCCTCCTCGGCATCGCCGACGTTTTACTGCTGGCCCCCACCTGGATACAGATTCTGCATCTACTGGGCGCAGACCTGTACTGGATAGCATTGGTCTGCCTCGCTGCCGAGGCGCTTTGGGGTTCGGCGCACACGGCAGCTCTCGCAGAATAA
- a CDS encoding sodium:solute symporter family protein: MTKLAPVDILILALYFALVVFIGFYAKGKANTSEDFFLAGREMTAWIAGLSFVSANLGSLELMGWAGAAYQYGILATHWYWIGAIPAMLFLGIVMMPFYYISKTHSVPGYLQLRFGEPARGLSAVSFGIMTILMSGVNMYAMAVVMQTVLGWNISFSIWVGAATVALYVMLGGLRSAIINEVLQFVLIWAGAAMIPILGLVEAGGWTNLKAQIAVNVGRSDYTHLWSTLGHFKDNPMGVHWTGIVFGLGFVISFGYWTTDFLVVQRVLSANNLRAAKMAPVIGAAFKMAVPFIVIVPGLLALAVLKNPDGSVMHLVPASIAKVTGQHSYDDVLPLMLIRYCGPGLMGLGITALIAGFMSGMAGNVSAFSTVWTYDIYGAFINKKASDKHYVAMGRWSTVVGMLVSVATAYLVMNANSIMDYVQALFTFFIAPLFGTVILGMLWKRATHAGGFWGLLAGTVSSIGMFIWTHSDPAALRYIALSADAKPMAENLYRGLWSWLICVSITVIVSLMTKPVPVEQLGGLVYGVTPIPHDGSKTLWQKPIFWAIVVITIFFILNLMLW; the protein is encoded by the coding sequence ATGACCAAACTTGCCCCGGTAGACATTCTGATTCTGGCGTTGTACTTCGCGCTGGTCGTATTCATCGGCTTCTATGCCAAAGGCAAGGCGAACACCAGCGAAGACTTCTTCCTGGCCGGGCGCGAGATGACGGCATGGATCGCAGGCCTGAGCTTCGTATCGGCCAACCTGGGATCGCTGGAGCTGATGGGATGGGCGGGCGCGGCCTACCAGTATGGCATTCTGGCAACCCACTGGTACTGGATCGGCGCGATTCCGGCGATGCTCTTCCTCGGCATCGTGATGATGCCGTTCTACTACATCTCGAAGACGCACTCGGTGCCGGGATACCTGCAACTGCGCTTCGGCGAACCCGCTCGCGGCCTGTCCGCCGTCTCCTTCGGCATCATGACCATCCTGATGAGCGGCGTGAACATGTACGCCATGGCCGTCGTCATGCAGACCGTTCTCGGCTGGAACATCAGCTTCAGCATCTGGGTCGGCGCGGCAACCGTGGCGCTCTATGTCATGCTGGGCGGCCTGCGGTCGGCCATCATCAATGAGGTCCTGCAGTTCGTCCTGATCTGGGCGGGCGCGGCGATGATTCCCATCCTTGGGCTCGTCGAAGCAGGCGGATGGACCAACCTGAAGGCGCAGATCGCCGTAAACGTCGGACGCAGCGACTACACCCATCTGTGGAGCACGCTAGGCCACTTCAAAGACAATCCCATGGGCGTGCACTGGACCGGCATCGTCTTTGGCCTGGGCTTCGTCATCAGCTTCGGTTATTGGACGACCGACTTCCTCGTCGTCCAGCGTGTGCTGAGCGCAAACAATCTGCGTGCAGCCAAGATGGCACCAGTCATCGGCGCAGCCTTCAAGATGGCGGTTCCCTTCATCGTCATCGTTCCCGGCCTGCTGGCACTCGCCGTACTGAAGAACCCCGACGGCAGCGTCATGCACCTCGTCCCCGCAAGCATCGCCAAGGTGACCGGACAGCACAGCTACGACGACGTCCTCCCACTGATGCTGATCCGCTACTGCGGTCCGGGCCTGATGGGCCTCGGCATTACAGCGCTGATTGCGGGCTTTATGAGCGGCATGGCGGGTAACGTCAGCGCGTTCTCTACCGTGTGGACCTACGACATCTACGGTGCCTTTATCAACAAGAAGGCCAGCGATAAGCATTACGTCGCCATGGGCCGCTGGTCGACCGTGGTCGGCATGTTGGTCAGCGTCGCCACCGCCTATCTCGTCATGAATGCGAACAGCATCATGGACTACGTTCAGGCGCTGTTTACCTTTTTCATCGCTCCATTGTTCGGCACCGTCATCCTCGGCATGTTGTGGAAGCGCGCGACCCACGCTGGCGGCTTCTGGGGACTGCTTGCAGGCACGGTCTCATCCATCGGCATGTTCATCTGGACGCATAGCGATCCCGCCGCGCTGCGCTACATCGCTCTCAGCGCCGATGCAAAGCCGATGGCCGAGAACCTCTATCGCGGCCTGTGGAGCTGGCTCATCTGCGTCAGCATCACGGTGATCGTAAGCTTGATGACGAAGCCCGTGCCTGTCGAGCAGCTTGGTGGTCTGGTCTACGGAGTCACGCCGATTCCGCACGACGGGTCGAAGACGCTCTGGCAGAAGCCGATCTTCTGGGCCATTGTGGTCATCACCATCTTCTTTATTCTGAACCTGATGTTGTGGTAG
- a CDS encoding L-fucose/L-arabinose isomerase family protein — protein MSKQMTMGVIVGNRGFFPSHLATSGRLEVIAALEAAGIKPIVLTPEDTAHGAVETYEDAKKCAALFKKHAAEIDGIIITLPNFGEERGLADTLRLANLQVPVLIQATPDHAGKMSIAFRRDSFCGKMSISNNLRQYGIPYSLTRLHTEAPDSPEFKADLEWFAAVCRVVDGMKNLRIGAIGARPTAFNTVRYSEKLLEKSGITVETLDLSEVFGRIERTKDNDDAVQQKLATIKKYISTNNVPEAALLKMSKLGAVIDGWMKASELTVSSVQCWTSMEEYFGVVPCTVMSMMSENLLPSACETDTMGTLSMYALTLASETPSALLDWNNNYGDNPDKAVCFHCSNLPKHFFNQGVKMDFQQIIAGTVGKENTYGTLDGTVKAGAMSFARFSTDDFEGTIKGYVGEGNFTDDPLNTFGGAGVVEIPNMQQLLRYICENGFEHHVAANFATVASPIQEATTKYLGWPMHLHK, from the coding sequence ATGTCGAAGCAGATGACGATGGGTGTGATAGTGGGCAACCGGGGATTTTTCCCGAGCCATTTGGCGACGAGCGGGCGGCTGGAGGTGATTGCGGCGCTGGAGGCAGCGGGGATCAAGCCGATCGTGCTGACGCCCGAAGACACGGCGCATGGCGCGGTCGAGACCTACGAGGACGCGAAGAAGTGCGCCGCGCTGTTCAAAAAGCACGCCGCCGAGATCGACGGCATCATCATCACGCTGCCCAACTTCGGCGAAGAGCGCGGGCTGGCCGACACGCTGCGCCTCGCGAATCTGCAGGTCCCGGTGCTGATCCAGGCCACGCCCGACCACGCCGGCAAGATGTCGATCGCCTTTCGCCGCGACAGCTTCTGCGGCAAGATGTCGATCTCGAATAATCTGCGCCAGTACGGCATCCCTTACTCACTGACGCGGCTGCACACCGAGGCGCCGGACTCGCCCGAGTTCAAGGCCGATCTCGAGTGGTTCGCCGCGGTCTGCCGCGTCGTCGACGGCATGAAGAACCTGCGTATCGGCGCGATCGGCGCACGTCCCACCGCCTTCAACACGGTCCGCTACTCCGAAAAGCTGCTTGAGAAGAGCGGCATCACCGTCGAGACGCTCGATCTCAGCGAGGTCTTCGGACGTATCGAAAGAACGAAAGATAACGACGATGCCGTTCAGCAAAAGCTCGCCACCATCAAAAAGTACATCTCGACCAACAACGTTCCCGAGGCCGCGCTGCTGAAGATGTCGAAGCTCGGCGCTGTGATCGATGGATGGATGAAGGCGAGCGAACTGACCGTCAGCTCGGTGCAGTGCTGGACCTCGATGGAAGAATACTTCGGCGTCGTCCCCTGCACGGTGATGAGCATGATGAGCGAGAACCTGTTGCCCAGCGCCTGCGAGACCGACACCATGGGGACGCTGAGCATGTACGCGCTCACGCTGGCGAGCGAGACGCCCTCGGCGCTGCTCGACTGGAACAACAACTACGGCGACAACCCGGACAAGGCGGTCTGCTTCCACTGCTCCAACCTGCCCAAGCACTTCTTCAATCAAGGCGTGAAGATGGACTTCCAGCAGATCATCGCCGGAACCGTCGGCAAGGAGAACACCTACGGCACGCTTGACGGTACGGTCAAGGCCGGCGCGATGAGCTTCGCCCGCTTCTCCACCGACGACTTCGAGGGCACCATCAAGGGCTACGTCGGCGAGGGCAATTTCACCGATGATCCGCTCAACACCTTCGGCGGCGCAGGCGTGGTCGAGATCCCCAACATGCAGCAACTGCTCCGCTACATCTGCGAGAACGGCTTCGAACACCACGTGGCCGCCAACTTCGCCACCGTCGCATCCCCCATCCAGGAAGCCACCACCAAATACCTCGGCTGGCCCATGCACTTGCATAAATAA
- a CDS encoding TonB-dependent receptor, translating into MSIRFAGSTAVCLFCSVSLAFATPRNVQVCVQDQRGDALSGATVHVQNQPQIYSSKVDGCASVPADVGAQVQVAHSGFAPALQTVGDQDPLVIVLRVAAASESIEVTAARMPLALDASASSVRTMTGEQLQEAPGFTLDDALRQVAGFQLFRRTSSWVSNPTTQGTSLSGLGSTAVSRTLVLSDQVPLNDAFGGWIHWNEIPELAVRDVELMRGGASDLYGSSAIGGVIDVVPVVPQHFGYAADVSGASEETSSVNGLLTVGEHGWSGLAATSLFRTDGYILTAPAVRGSIDTASNVHSQSGRVELRRALGSDGSIFLLGNLLNEARGNGTPAQTNATRLWRYAGGANWSPADAGRFFLRLYGSDQNYRQSFSSIAVDRASEKLTSLQGVPSQQIGGAVQWARGYAGKVTLVAGGDLIDTRATDNETSVKSGVNQPTVSTSARQRGDGIYGEVLWQPSTWSIAFSSRLDRFGNLDAKQTTAGSSASTPLPTVQETVFDPRLGIVKKVAGGLSLTASGFRAFRGPSLNELYRKFQVGQQITLANGNLRSERATGFEAGALVDLSRWGSVRGSYFWTQVNRPVASVAISSTPTSQLLQRQNLGQLESRGLTAEYELKPLPFLMLTGGYQYAVSTVTKFQADPTLVGKWTAEVPRNSATLQARFHKDRVGILSVDLRTSGQSFDDSANQFRLAGYAQVDLYAEHAFGRRWQVYSSAQNLFNTEVQAGRTPLLTLGAPRIVSVGVRLR; encoded by the coding sequence ATGTCGATTCGATTCGCTGGTTCAACTGCCGTCTGTCTGTTCTGTTCTGTTTCTTTAGCCTTCGCGACTCCGCGCAACGTGCAGGTATGCGTGCAGGACCAGCGTGGCGATGCGTTGTCCGGTGCCACGGTCCATGTCCAGAATCAGCCGCAGATATATTCCAGCAAGGTGGATGGATGCGCATCGGTGCCAGCAGATGTGGGGGCGCAGGTTCAGGTGGCTCACAGTGGTTTTGCTCCTGCGTTACAGACTGTAGGCGATCAGGACCCATTGGTGATCGTGCTGCGGGTTGCTGCTGCTTCAGAGAGTATCGAGGTGACGGCTGCGCGTATGCCCCTGGCGCTCGATGCCAGCGCCAGCAGCGTCCGCACTATGACCGGAGAGCAGCTTCAGGAGGCTCCCGGATTTACACTCGACGACGCGCTTCGTCAGGTTGCAGGCTTTCAGCTCTTTCGCAGGACCAGCTCGTGGGTCTCCAATCCAACGACGCAGGGAACATCATTGAGTGGGCTTGGCTCCACTGCTGTCAGCCGCACGCTTGTGCTGAGCGATCAGGTTCCACTGAACGACGCTTTTGGTGGATGGATTCATTGGAACGAGATTCCGGAGCTGGCTGTGCGTGATGTCGAACTAATGCGTGGCGGTGCTTCGGACCTCTACGGTTCGAGCGCTATTGGCGGCGTCATCGACGTGGTACCGGTGGTGCCGCAACATTTTGGCTATGCTGCGGATGTTTCGGGTGCAAGCGAAGAAACCTCGAGCGTCAACGGGCTGCTCACCGTGGGAGAGCACGGCTGGAGCGGACTTGCCGCAACGTCGCTCTTTCGCACCGATGGATACATTCTTACCGCTCCCGCAGTGCGCGGGTCTATCGATACAGCCTCGAACGTTCACTCGCAGAGCGGGCGGGTCGAGCTGCGACGTGCTCTCGGCAGCGATGGCAGCATATTTCTGCTCGGGAATCTGCTTAACGAAGCTCGCGGTAATGGAACACCGGCGCAGACCAACGCGACGCGCCTGTGGAGATACGCTGGCGGCGCAAACTGGTCTCCTGCGGATGCCGGACGGTTTTTTCTTCGTCTCTATGGTTCCGATCAGAACTATCGGCAGAGCTTTTCGTCGATTGCCGTCGACCGCGCTTCGGAGAAACTGACGAGCCTGCAGGGCGTTCCTTCGCAGCAGATTGGCGGCGCGGTGCAGTGGGCGCGCGGTTATGCGGGGAAGGTGACGCTGGTCGCGGGCGGCGACCTGATTGATACGCGTGCGACGGACAACGAGACTTCGGTTAAGAGCGGCGTCAATCAGCCAACGGTGAGCACCAGCGCGCGGCAGCGCGGCGACGGCATCTATGGAGAGGTGTTGTGGCAACCATCGACATGGTCGATTGCGTTCTCGTCGCGGCTCGATCGCTTTGGTAATTTAGACGCGAAGCAGACTACGGCAGGCTCGTCCGCGTCCACGCCGCTCCCTACCGTTCAGGAGACGGTCTTCGATCCGCGGCTCGGCATCGTCAAGAAGGTTGCTGGTGGCTTGTCGCTGACGGCCTCGGGCTTTCGCGCCTTTCGTGGACCGTCGCTGAACGAGTTGTACCGCAAATTTCAGGTAGGCCAGCAGATCACGCTGGCGAATGGAAATCTGCGGTCGGAGCGGGCTACGGGTTTTGAGGCCGGTGCGCTGGTGGATCTCTCGCGTTGGGGCTCGGTACGCGGCAGCTACTTCTGGACGCAGGTGAATCGTCCGGTGGCGTCGGTCGCCATCAGCTCCACTCCGACGAGTCAGCTACTGCAGCGTCAGAATTTGGGTCAGTTGGAGAGCCGTGGCCTCACTGCGGAGTATGAGTTGAAGCCGCTGCCGTTTCTCATGCTGACTGGTGGATATCAGTATGCAGTCTCGACGGTGACGAAGTTTCAGGCCGACCCTACGCTTGTAGGCAAGTGGACGGCGGAGGTGCCGCGAAACAGCGCAACGCTGCAGGCTCGATTTCACAAAGACAGGGTTGGCATTCTGAGTGTCGATCTTAGAACCAGCGGACAGTCGTTTGATGATTCTGCAAATCAATTTCGACTCGCTGGTTACGCTCAGGTGGATCTTTATGCTGAACATGCGTTTGGACGGCGGTGGCAGGTTTATAGCTCGGCGCAGAATCTCTTCAATACTGAGGTTCAGGCGGGACGAACTCCACTGCTGACCTTGGGCGCTCCGCGCATTGTCTCCGTCGGTGTTCGACTTCGCTAA